In the genome of Paenibacillus pabuli, one region contains:
- a CDS encoding response regulator, giving the protein MRMILVDDEYLALSRLNKLLLEREDCEVIGSFLAAEEAMDHIERHQPEIVFMDVHMPGMNGIQATERIHEVSPGTEIIFTTAYNEHALTAYGLEVLDYIMKPVTRDRLGKTMKMYQRRTMPASPNLVEEPSMLIRCMGMLQLQLRPNEAPMHLKFRTTKIRELFAYLLHHRNKPIKRDSLLELLWPELDEKRGISNLHSGIHRLRSMMNEFMGENKISIRYQQFGYILETGDFRIDAEEWESRLNQLSILSSSTVAEHRKVSDQYEGRYFGEDDYAWAELERQRLHTLWLNHAMQLAQYYVGMGLDTEALTVYHRIQQFDPILEEVGLSLMKTYDRLGNKDPVVTQYNQLATALRQEAGINPGLEVELWYQQWKKSNL; this is encoded by the coding sequence ATGAGAATGATTTTGGTAGATGATGAATACCTCGCTCTGAGCAGGTTAAACAAACTTTTGCTGGAGCGAGAGGATTGCGAAGTCATTGGCTCTTTTCTGGCGGCAGAAGAGGCCATGGATCATATCGAACGTCATCAGCCGGAAATCGTCTTCATGGATGTTCACATGCCGGGGATGAACGGGATCCAGGCAACTGAACGCATTCATGAGGTTTCTCCTGGAACAGAGATTATATTTACGACAGCATATAACGAACATGCACTAACCGCTTACGGGCTTGAAGTGCTGGACTACATCATGAAGCCCGTTACACGGGACCGTTTGGGAAAAACGATGAAGATGTATCAACGCCGAACCATGCCAGCGAGTCCGAACTTGGTAGAAGAGCCGTCCATGTTGATCCGATGTATGGGAATGCTTCAGTTACAGCTTCGTCCAAACGAAGCCCCGATGCACCTGAAATTCAGAACAACCAAAATTAGAGAATTATTTGCCTATTTGCTTCACCATCGGAACAAGCCAATCAAGCGGGATTCATTACTTGAATTGTTGTGGCCAGAGCTGGATGAGAAGAGGGGCATTTCCAATCTTCACAGCGGTATCCATCGCTTGCGTAGCATGATGAACGAATTCATGGGCGAGAACAAGATATCCATTCGCTATCAACAGTTTGGATACATACTGGAAACGGGCGATTTCCGAATTGACGCGGAAGAATGGGAAAGCCGTCTTAATCAATTATCTATATTATCCTCCTCTACAGTTGCCGAGCATCGCAAGGTCTCAGATCAATATGAGGGCAGATACTTTGGCGAGGACGACTACGCATGGGCTGAGCTTGAGCGCCAGCGCTTGCATACGTTATGGCTTAACCATGCTATGCAGCTCGCTCAATATTATGTTGGGATGGGGCTGGATACGGAGGCACTCACGGTATATCACCGAATACAGCAATTTGATCCGATCTTGGAGGAGGTCGGCCTGTCTTTAATGAAAACATATGACCGATTAGGCAATAAAGAT